Part of the bacterium genome, CGCCGAATCGCGTCGACGCTCGAACCGTAGCGCTGCGATATGCGCCAGGCAGTCTCGCCCTTCTGCACGATGTGCGTGCGCGTACCCGGAGCCGGAGTCGCTGCACCTGCGGGCAGAATCTGCGGACCCGGCGTACCGCAGCCCGAGAGCGCCACGCCCAGCAGGAACGCCAGCAACCCATCCCGAGTGCGGGTAAAAGAGAACCTCACGGAGCCGTTTTCCGACGCTGGTGGAACACGTAGAAGCCAATCGCCAGCACCACAAGAGCCAGGATCCCTAACGTCGTGTTCTGCAGCAAAGGCCGCCAGAGTTCTTCGTTCGCACCCGCGAGGTATCCGATCGCGACCAGGATCGCGCTCCACGAACCCGCACCCACCGCGGTGTAGAAGGCAAACTTCGCAATCTGCATGCGCGCAAGACCCGCGGGAACCGAGATCAGCTGACGCACGCCGGGAATCAGACGCGCGACCAATGTGGTGATCTCTCCGTGACTTTCGAAGTAGCGATCCGCTGCATCGAGTTGCTCTGCCTTGATCAAGAAATAGTGGCCGATCCTTTCGATCACCGGACGACCCAACCACAGGGCAAGCCCGTAGTTGATGAACGCACCCAGGAGCGAACCAGCCAGTCCGGCTGCCACCGCGAGCCCTGCACTCATCTTCCCCTGTGCGGCCAGATAACCGGCCGGGATCATCGCGACTTCGCTGGGAAACGGAACGAACGACGACTCGACCGTCATCATGATGAGGATCCCCCAATAACCCCATTCCTGGACGGTACCCACCACCCAATCGACAGCCATCTCGAGCAACGATCCACTCTCCCTGTTCCGGTCCAGATCCGGTCCAAATCTCCAGCCCGCCACGGGCAACCGAACCCGTTCGCCGAAGATCATCACAGGGGGCGGACGCATGCGTCCGTTGGGAGAAACAAGGTCCCGAAAGACGTCGCCCGCCACCACCCCCCTGGCCTCTTTCCTGAGACGTCACGGGAAGATGCCGGAATTCATCCGGCGGGGCCTGAAACCCCCAATCAGGCAACTACCCGGA contains:
- a CDS encoding DedA family protein, translating into MIFGERVRLPVAGWRFGPDLDRNRESGSLLEMAVDWVVGTVQEWGYWGILIMMTVESSFVPFPSEVAMIPAGYLAAQGKMSAGLAVAAGLAGSLLGAFINYGLALWLGRPVIERIGHYFLIKAEQLDAADRYFESHGEITTLVARLIPGVRQLISVPAGLARMQIAKFAFYTAVGAGSWSAILVAIGYLAGANEELWRPLLQNTTLGILALVVLAIGFYVFHQRRKTAP